A window of the Myxococcus fulvus genome harbors these coding sequences:
- a CDS encoding TIGR02996 domain-containing protein, producing MEHPFEDITAIRDQPDDDAPRLALARELMARGDPRGEFIDMQCALERFKEDLEVRDTLRERTQALLAEHEAQWLKPLGLRSREVRWSRGFIHEVWLTPERLGAVEHALLRGAPLRTLHLRGLEGSAAKLERALASPLMEVVTVLDLNQEGLGPDAAEVFTRIPSLTRLRKLRLTYNHLGFEGARALASAPCLGGLTHLDLHDNEVGPGGTRAIVKSPHFVHLHVLALGSSGAGEVDEQMLFGDDGAHVLARATHLSHLRGLYLECSGLTDKGAWMLAQAPHLAELRTLSMPNNQVGRAGIRALVERVSRLEALKIGSNRLGLAGMRAVTGGLSRLGKLDMGDNGPGGAKALWESPRMTELRYLRLSDGQVGDDGARMLASSPHLSRLTTLELHANGIGSEGARALANAPPLAGLTSLNLSDNFLGDEGARALGTASCLHQLSTLNLSLTRLGGEGVRALVSGPHLRNLTELTLDYNPIGDDGARALADSTSLSRLNRLSLMRTGMTDAGLRALARARDLSRLKSLSVQGNTYTEAGVRALASAKWAVSLKNLALPPQWVRSLPDQGRPFLEELAHLMPHVRIPR from the coding sequence TTGGAACATCCCTTCGAGGACATCACCGCGATTCGTGACCAACCGGACGATGACGCTCCGAGGCTCGCGCTGGCCCGCGAGCTCATGGCCCGGGGGGACCCCCGGGGCGAGTTCATCGACATGCAGTGCGCGCTCGAGCGCTTCAAGGAAGACCTCGAGGTCCGGGACACACTGCGTGAGCGCACCCAGGCGCTCCTGGCGGAGCATGAGGCGCAATGGCTGAAGCCGTTGGGGCTGCGGTCCCGGGAGGTGAGGTGGTCGCGTGGCTTCATCCATGAAGTCTGGCTGACACCCGAGCGGCTTGGCGCGGTGGAGCACGCATTGCTGCGAGGCGCGCCCCTGCGGACGCTGCACCTGCGAGGACTCGAGGGGAGCGCGGCGAAGCTCGAACGGGCTCTCGCCTCTCCACTGATGGAGGTCGTCACGGTGCTCGACCTCAATCAGGAAGGCCTGGGGCCCGACGCGGCCGAGGTGTTCACCCGAATCCCAAGCCTGACTCGCCTGCGCAAGCTGCGGCTGACGTACAACCACCTTGGGTTCGAGGGGGCGCGGGCGCTCGCTTCCGCGCCCTGCCTGGGCGGGCTGACGCACCTCGACCTGCACGACAATGAGGTGGGCCCTGGTGGTACTCGCGCCATCGTGAAGTCGCCCCACTTCGTCCACCTGCACGTGCTGGCACTGGGCTCCAGTGGAGCGGGGGAGGTGGACGAACAAATGCTCTTCGGAGATGACGGAGCGCACGTGCTCGCCAGAGCCACGCACCTGTCCCATCTGCGAGGGCTCTACCTCGAGTGCAGTGGGCTCACCGACAAGGGCGCGTGGATGCTTGCCCAGGCGCCCCACCTCGCAGAGCTCCGCACGCTCTCGATGCCGAACAACCAGGTGGGGCGCGCCGGCATCAGGGCGCTCGTCGAGCGTGTTTCCCGGTTGGAGGCATTGAAAATCGGGAGCAATCGTCTGGGGCTCGCGGGGATGCGCGCCGTGACGGGAGGCCTGAGTCGGCTCGGGAAGCTCGACATGGGCGACAATGGCCCGGGAGGCGCGAAGGCGCTCTGGGAGTCGCCCCGGATGACGGAGCTGCGCTATCTGCGACTGTCTGACGGGCAGGTGGGTGATGACGGCGCGCGAATGCTGGCGAGCAGCCCTCACCTGTCCCGGCTCACCACCCTCGAGCTCCATGCGAACGGCATCGGCTCCGAGGGCGCACGGGCGCTCGCCAACGCTCCGCCGCTGGCGGGGCTGACGTCGCTGAACCTCAGTGACAATTTCCTCGGTGACGAGGGGGCTCGGGCGCTCGGCACCGCGTCCTGCCTGCACCAGCTCTCGACGCTGAACCTGTCGTTGACTCGGCTCGGCGGCGAGGGCGTCCGGGCGCTGGTCTCCGGGCCCCACCTTCGAAACCTGACCGAGCTCACGCTCGACTACAACCCCATCGGTGACGACGGGGCCCGGGCGTTGGCGGACTCAACTTCGCTCTCCCGCTTGAACAGGCTGAGCCTCATGCGCACCGGGATGACGGACGCGGGCCTGCGTGCGCTCGCCAGGGCCCGCGACCTTTCGCGCCTCAAGTCGCTGTCGGTCCAGGGCAACACGTACACCGAGGCGGGTGTGCGCGCGCTCGCCTCGGCGAAATGGGCGGTCTCGCTCAAGAATCTGGCGCTTCCCCCTCAGTGGGTGCGCTCCCTTCCCGACCAAGGACGGCCATTCCTCGAGGAGCTGGCCCACCTGATGCCCCACGTGCGCATTCCACGCTGA
- a CDS encoding inorganic pyrophosphatase → MKKPAPQKSFASHPWHGITPGNDAPEVVTAYIEIVPTDAVKYELDKESGILMLDRPQRFSSQCPTLYGFIPQTYCDELVAKRCAERTGVRDIKGDGDPIDICVLTEKVVSNGNLLVRAVPVGGFRMVDGDEADDKIIAVLESDLVYGELQHIAQLPRPLLDRLKHYFLTYKQIPGEGKRSVEIAEVYDRPEALEVIRRSMKDYDRVYGNAPTTPVRSRARRPVARKSRAS, encoded by the coding sequence ATGAAGAAGCCCGCACCTCAGAAGTCGTTCGCATCTCATCCCTGGCACGGAATCACCCCTGGCAACGACGCTCCGGAGGTCGTCACCGCGTACATCGAAATCGTCCCCACGGACGCGGTGAAGTACGAGCTGGACAAGGAGTCGGGCATCCTGATGTTGGACCGCCCGCAGCGCTTCAGCAGCCAGTGCCCCACGCTGTACGGCTTCATCCCGCAGACGTACTGCGACGAGCTGGTGGCGAAGCGCTGCGCCGAGCGCACGGGCGTGCGCGACATCAAGGGCGACGGCGACCCGATTGATATCTGCGTGCTGACGGAGAAGGTCGTCAGCAACGGCAACCTCCTGGTGCGCGCGGTGCCGGTGGGCGGCTTCCGGATGGTGGATGGCGACGAGGCGGACGACAAGATCATCGCAGTGCTCGAGTCCGACCTGGTCTACGGCGAGCTGCAGCACATCGCGCAGCTGCCGCGCCCGCTGCTCGACCGCCTCAAGCACTACTTCCTCACCTACAAGCAGATTCCTGGCGAGGGGAAGCGCAGCGTCGAAATCGCGGAGGTGTACGACCGTCCCGAGGCGCTCGAGGTCATCCGTCGCAGCATGAAGGACTACGACCGCGTCTATGGCAACGCCCCCACCACGCCCGTGCGCAGCCGCGCACGGCGTCCGGTGGCGCGCAAGAGCCGCGCGTCCTGA
- a CDS encoding lysophospholipid acyltransferase family protein, translating into MIRDIVRTAFAGVSAVGLTGAASSAISALSVAGAHREADKLLKLWAQGVLASAGVRHEAVGLEHIPTEGHVVFVCNHQSHYDAPLGLAYLEKHTRFVAKAELFKIPVFGSALRLAGNIPVVRSGSSQDRARLEEAVTALRERVSVLFYAEGTRSEDGRLRPFKKGAATLAIQAGVPVVPMAVSGTRLILPKGGRAVRWGQRVALAVGAPITTQGLTIQDREALTRQLEDAVAQLYSEACRRSGDVPT; encoded by the coding sequence GTGATTCGAGACATCGTCCGGACAGCGTTCGCGGGTGTTTCAGCAGTGGGGCTGACGGGCGCGGCGTCGTCGGCGATATCGGCGCTGTCGGTGGCCGGCGCGCACCGGGAGGCGGACAAGCTCCTGAAGCTCTGGGCGCAGGGCGTGCTGGCGTCGGCGGGCGTGCGTCACGAGGCGGTGGGCCTGGAGCACATTCCGACGGAGGGCCACGTCGTCTTCGTGTGCAACCACCAGTCGCACTACGACGCGCCGCTGGGGTTGGCCTATCTGGAGAAGCACACGCGCTTCGTGGCCAAGGCGGAGCTGTTCAAGATTCCGGTATTCGGCTCGGCGCTGCGGCTGGCGGGCAACATCCCCGTGGTGCGCAGCGGCAGCAGTCAAGACAGGGCCCGGCTGGAGGAGGCCGTGACGGCGCTGCGCGAGCGGGTGAGCGTGCTCTTCTACGCCGAGGGCACGCGCAGTGAGGACGGCCGACTGCGGCCGTTCAAGAAGGGGGCCGCGACGCTCGCCATCCAGGCGGGCGTGCCGGTGGTGCCCATGGCCGTGTCAGGGACCCGGCTCATCCTTCCCAAGGGAGGACGGGCGGTGCGGTGGGGACAGCGCGTGGCATTGGCGGTGGGAGCGCCCATCACCACGCAAGGCCTGACGATTCAGGACCGCGAGGCGCTCACGCGCCAGCTGGAAGACGCGGTCGCGCAACTCTACTCCGAGGCGTGTCGACGCTCGGGAGACGTACCGACATGA
- the epmA gene encoding EF-P lysine aminoacylase EpmA, whose product MPNLSQWRAARGRQALYSALRRFFAAEGYLEVETPLLIPTPGMEPHINAFEARFVPETNVGVERPLYLHTSPEYAMKRLLADGAGPLFQLCKVFRNGEVSTTHNPEFTMLEFYRPQADYHAIMADLEGALAEAGRSATEGEPGADPAFFTRTPYERLTVRDAVLRATGVDIRVHSDGPSLKRACEAIGVRTGDAESFDDVFFHLFLQRVETGLGFDRPTFLIEYPASMAALSRLKPGDSAVAERVELYAKGLELANGFSELTDPAEQRARLLEEQDLRRRLGRSVYALDERFLDAVGRMPPSAGIAVGLDRILMLLLGVQRISDVLLFPAHEFV is encoded by the coding sequence ATGCCCAACCTTTCTCAATGGCGGGCCGCCCGCGGACGCCAGGCCCTCTACTCCGCCCTGCGACGTTTCTTCGCGGCCGAAGGCTACCTGGAAGTCGAGACCCCGTTGCTCATCCCCACCCCCGGGATGGAGCCCCACATCAACGCCTTCGAGGCCCGCTTCGTCCCCGAGACGAACGTGGGCGTCGAGCGCCCGCTCTACCTCCACACCAGCCCCGAGTACGCGATGAAGCGCCTGCTCGCCGACGGGGCCGGCCCCCTGTTCCAGCTCTGCAAGGTGTTCCGCAACGGCGAGGTCTCCACCACGCACAACCCGGAATTCACGATGCTGGAGTTCTACCGGCCCCAGGCGGACTACCACGCCATCATGGCGGACCTGGAGGGCGCGCTGGCGGAGGCGGGGCGCTCGGCCACGGAGGGCGAGCCCGGCGCGGACCCGGCCTTCTTCACGCGCACGCCCTACGAGCGGCTCACCGTGCGCGACGCCGTGCTGCGCGCCACCGGGGTGGACATCCGCGTGCACTCGGACGGTCCCTCGCTCAAGCGGGCGTGTGAGGCCATCGGCGTGCGGACGGGTGACGCGGAGAGCTTCGACGACGTGTTCTTCCACCTGTTCCTGCAGCGGGTGGAGACGGGGCTGGGGTTCGACCGGCCGACGTTCCTCATCGAGTACCCGGCGTCGATGGCGGCGCTGTCCCGGCTCAAGCCGGGGGATTCGGCGGTGGCGGAGCGGGTGGAGCTGTACGCGAAGGGGCTGGAGCTGGCGAACGGGTTCAGCGAGCTGACGGACCCGGCCGAGCAGCGCGCCCGCCTGCTCGAGGAACAGGACCTGCGGCGCAGACTGGGACGTTCCGTGTATGCTCTGGACGAGCGGTTCCTCGACGCGGTAGGTCGAATGCCACCCTCGGCGGGCATCGCCGTGGGGCTCGACAGAATCCTGATGCTGCTGCTCGGGGTCCAGCGCATCTCGGATGTGCTCCTGTTCCCCGCCCACGAGTTCGTGTGA
- a CDS encoding chromosome segregation protein SMC — translation MHPRIPLLLAVACCLCACHKAPPADNRPPPTEEQLLTTDVRSLASRAETLLEAQHRLVWVFWTEGRHVDVSGTYAGQEDLFTLDNIRKLDRLRQLTQDPREVRALTALHSHFAGEYLSHALAEHNDASANLEASLTFTLDGKELRYRDLERLLANERSGNRRKALYAAATPALERLNQTLRRKEEEAEKRVKELGFPSYEAFGSELRQADLGKLSVLAEEILQATQAPYRVVMERLAQRELNLAFKDITRADIPRLFRSREVEDAFPKGVSLKKAHETLAGMKLDLSTQKNVEIDERDLPKKNSRPLALAVRVPEDVRVSFKPGSGVLHQARVLHEFGHALHAAFTAETRFELARLGNPTVGEAYSSLFEDLLEDPVWLEEHAGLSGEERAKYLATSSAHKLYLIRHAAGRLLYQLELHRRADVDPRELYREIMSRTDDIPMTAEDTARYLVDQEDFFQSADSFRAWFLAGQIQAQLKARFGPSWWHSPEAGEFLKTLWAKGNALSAREVAQAIGEPGIEPDVLLLRLGTTLQVPIRLDMKSEDAVSAPGPEGAPSVATPQPEGSTNAPAAGPGQ, via the coding sequence ATGCACCCAAGGATTCCCCTCCTCCTCGCAGTCGCCTGCTGTCTGTGCGCCTGCCACAAGGCGCCTCCCGCCGACAACCGGCCGCCTCCGACGGAGGAGCAGCTCCTGACGACGGACGTCCGCTCCCTGGCCTCGCGCGCGGAGACGCTGCTCGAGGCCCAGCACCGCCTGGTGTGGGTGTTCTGGACCGAGGGCCGCCACGTGGACGTCTCCGGGACGTACGCGGGGCAGGAGGACCTGTTCACGCTCGACAACATCCGGAAGCTGGACCGGCTGCGCCAGCTCACCCAGGACCCGCGCGAGGTGCGCGCCCTCACCGCGCTGCACTCGCACTTCGCGGGCGAGTACCTGTCGCACGCGCTCGCCGAGCACAACGACGCGTCCGCCAACCTGGAGGCGTCGCTCACCTTCACCCTGGACGGCAAGGAGCTGCGCTACCGGGACCTGGAGCGGCTGCTCGCCAACGAGCGCAGCGGCAATCGGCGCAAGGCGCTCTACGCGGCGGCCACGCCCGCGCTGGAGCGGCTCAACCAGACCTTGCGGCGCAAGGAGGAGGAGGCCGAGAAGCGGGTGAAGGAGCTGGGCTTCCCCTCGTACGAGGCCTTCGGCAGCGAGCTGCGGCAGGCGGACCTGGGCAAGCTGAGCGTGCTGGCGGAGGAGATTCTGCAGGCCACGCAGGCCCCGTACCGCGTCGTCATGGAGCGGCTGGCGCAGCGCGAGCTGAACCTGGCCTTCAAGGACATCACCCGCGCGGACATCCCCCGCCTGTTCCGCTCGCGCGAGGTGGAGGACGCGTTCCCCAAGGGCGTGTCGCTGAAGAAGGCGCACGAGACGCTGGCGGGGATGAAGCTGGATTTGTCCACGCAGAAGAACGTGGAGATCGACGAGCGGGACCTGCCGAAGAAGAACTCGCGGCCCCTGGCGCTGGCGGTGCGCGTGCCGGAGGACGTGCGGGTGTCGTTCAAGCCGGGCTCGGGGGTGTTGCACCAGGCGCGGGTTCTGCACGAGTTCGGGCATGCGCTGCACGCGGCCTTCACCGCGGAGACACGCTTCGAGCTGGCGCGGCTGGGCAACCCCACGGTGGGCGAGGCGTACTCGTCGCTCTTCGAGGACCTGCTGGAGGACCCGGTGTGGCTGGAGGAGCACGCGGGCCTGAGCGGCGAGGAGCGCGCGAAGTACCTGGCGACGTCGAGCGCGCACAAGCTGTACCTCATCCGTCACGCGGCGGGACGGCTGTTGTACCAGCTGGAGCTGCACCGGCGCGCGGACGTGGACCCGAGGGAGCTCTACCGGGAGATCATGTCGCGCACGGACGACATCCCGATGACGGCCGAGGACACGGCGCGCTACCTGGTGGACCAGGAGGACTTCTTCCAGTCCGCGGACAGCTTCCGCGCGTGGTTCCTCGCGGGTCAGATTCAGGCCCAGCTCAAGGCGCGCTTCGGTCCGTCGTGGTGGCACTCGCCGGAGGCCGGTGAGTTCCTGAAGACGCTGTGGGCGAAGGGCAACGCGCTGTCCGCGCGCGAGGTGGCCCAGGCCATCGGCGAGCCGGGCATCGAGCCGGACGTGCTGCTCTTGCGCCTGGGCACCACGCTGCAGGTGCCCATCCGGTTGGACATGAAGTCGGAGGACGCCGTCAGCGCGCCCGGGCCGGAGGGTGCACCTTCCGTGGCGACGCCCCAGCCCGAGGGCTCGACGAACGCGCCCGCCGCGGGCCCGGGCCAGTAG